AAGTCCCGGTGCAGTCCGAACCGAATGTCTTCAATCTCCGCGGCCGTGCTCACTCTGAAGCGGCAACGCTGAAAGGCCTCTGTGCCACAAAGAAGGCCCTGGTCGAGATGGGCCGCAAGCACGGCCGGGCCGTGCACCTGGTCCAACCCCGCGCACACCACCATGGACTGCGCGCAATGCGGAGCAAGAACCAAACACGCACTCCCTCTTTCCGAACGAACTTATGCCTGCACCGCGTGCGGAGCTGTATCGCCCCGTGATAAGAACTCCGCCCGCGTGATGCTGGTCCGGGCTGGCCACATCCCGACTCGTGTTGATCTTGTGAGCCCAGCCACCTTCTAGCTGTCAGGCGAGGTGAGCCAGGAATGCCCCTTCAGGAGCGGGAGGAGTCAATTCGCTGCTGTCCGGCCACCGATCGAGGTTCGATCGCTGCCGCGCCTCGTGTCGCAAGGGTTGCGATGTCGTCAGCGAATCCGTCCACGTCTTCGGGCCAGCTCTCGGGCGGCTGGAAGATGAGCAGGGCGACGGCGCCGTGCAAGGCGGCTGCGATGGCTCTGGTGAGGGCTGTCGCGTCGCCGCGGAGCGCGCCTGCCTCCACACACTGCTGGACCGTTCCACGCAGGAAGCGGAAACAGGACGAGGCTACTTGCCCGCTGGCGGCGGTGGTGGGGCCGGTCATCACGAGACGGTAGCGGACCGGATGAGCCAGCCCGAACCGCACATAGGCGACCGAACGTTGGTGGAGGGCATTGAGCGGGTCGTGCGAGGCGGCGTCGGCATCGCCCATCCAGTCGCCCAGCTCGCCCCAAACGCGTAGGCACACGGTGTGTAGCAGCTCGAGACGACTACCGAAGTGCAGGTAGACCGCCGGAAGGCTGACCCCCACCGCCTGTGCCACGGCCCGGATGGTGACCGCGTCCTCACCAGCTTTGTCAAGCAGGAGCTCGGCCGCCTCGACAAGTTCGTCGCGCAATCGCGCACCGTCCCCGCGCTGCGCCCGGCGCCGCCGCGGCGCTGCAACGGCGGGAGTGGATGACTCGGAGTCGAGCTGGTCCATCGTCAACACCTGCCCTGCGAGGCGGAAGAGTCGGCCGCCTCGGAGCCGATGCCGCGAGAGGTAGTGGATGTCATCACGTCACTCGTCTCCGTGTTGTGGACCAGGGCCGCCGCATGTAACTTGTCGGCGTTAACTTAACTCTACATACCAAGGGTAGTTGATGACTGTCACCGCTGAGGAGATCTACGCCCTCGCACCGTTCGCGGAAACGCTCGGCGTGCACTTTGTCGCCATCAGTGCGCCGGAGGTTCGCGCCCGGCTCGACTACGCATCGGCTTTGTCCACGTTGGGCGGCGGCCTGCACGGCGGCGCGCTGATGGGACTGGCCGACGTGGCGGCCGCGGTGTGTGCCGCAGTGAACGGGCCAGAGGGCGCCCTGCCTGCGACCATGCAGTCCAACACGCTGTTCCTAAGGCCGGTGCGCGGCGCAGGCGCATTCGCGGTGGCACGGCCCTTGCACGTCGGCCGGAACACGGTCACCGTCGAGGTCGACATCAACGACGAGCAGGACGTCCTGTGTGCCCGCATCACACAGGTCGTCGCGCTCCGTACACCCCCCAGCCGAGCTTGATCACCCAACTGCCTCCGCGATCACTGTGCGTTCTTCACGTCCGACGGATACGGGCGCACCCGATCGGGATGATGGGCCGCGTAGCGGTACACGTGCCGCGAGGCGATCGAACGACACAGCTCTACCTTCTCGCGCCAGAAGCGACGGACTGACCACCGCCGTTCTATATCTAGCGGTACCGAAGTCTCACGACCGATGGCCACCGTGCGGCCCCTGCCTTGTCAGCACCACCAACCATCGTCCGGCCATGACCATGGCACTCGAAGCAGGCGACCGGGCCGGATGGATCGGCCTCTGCTCTGGCCGGAGTTCGGGGTGGGCAACCTAGGGATTTCCCGGAAGTACTGGCACACCGTGGCGCCTTACCTTCGTGAGGAGGCCGTACGCCCGGGGGAAGCGGCGGGGCCCGGCGCCAGGGGGTGATCGCGGTGGGTGGTACCGATGTCGTCGGGGATGTGTCGGAGCTTCTGGTCCGGGTGCTGACCGAAGCCGTGAAGGATCCCGACTCGGCGCCCGTGGTCGAGCTGGTCGATCTCGTCGCGGGGCAGTCCGGCGGCGGGCAGGTGGGCCTCCAGCTCTTTCTGTACGAGGTGACCGAGGACCCCAGTGCACGCAATCGGGGGCCCCGGCAGACGCTGGTCGAGGATCCGGTCACCGGGGCGGTCCACCAGGAGACCCGGCGGGCCGACATGGCGCTCTTGCTGCGGTATCTGCTGATTCCCGTGGGCGGCGGGCCCGCCGCCCAGCAGCATGTGCTCGGCCGGGCCATGCGGGCGCTGTACGACGACGCGATCCTGCGAGCCGCGGGGATGTCGTTCCAGGCGGGCGAGTCGCTGAAACTGCGGCTGGCGCCGCTGACGCTGGACGAGCGCGCCAAGGTGTGGTGGGCGATCTCGCAGCCGTACCGGCTCTCCCTCAACTACGAGGTACGGGTGGTCAATCTGGGCTCCCGCGATGTGTCTGTCACCGCGCCGGTCTCCGAGGCCGCGGTCGGTCTCGGCACCGCTGGGGCCGAGTCGTGACGGCGGACCGCGCGGTGCCGACGGACACCGTACGGGTGACTCCCGGCCCGGTCTGTCTGATGCCGCGGGACACCTTCACCGGACGGCCGCCCGCGCTGCCCGTGACGGCAGTCGTGGAACGGCGGGACGACGACGGTCGGTGGTCGCCGGAGAAGAGCGCGAGAGTGGTCACGACACCGACCGGTGCCCGTCTCATGCCGTCGCTGGCGGTGCCCGCCGGGCGTCCGCCGGGTGGGGAGCACGGCGTGTGCCGGATGCGCGTCCGGCTGGTCTCGCCGTACCTGCTGGATGCCGAGCATCCGGACGGAGTGGAGTTCGACGCTCCGGCGTCCGGAGTGCCGGCGGTGACCCCGGTCCTGCTGCTGCCGCTGCCGGCATATCCGTTCCCGCCCGAGACCCGGCTGCTCGGCGGACGGGTGGTGGCGCGCCGCCCCGTCATGCCCAGATCGGCCGTCGGACCGCCGCCCGGGTCGCCGGTGGTCGGCGCCCTGGTGACCGCCGGGGCCCGGGACGATCCGGGGCACATCCCACCTGTCGGCGAGGCGTGGACAGACTTCGCCGCGACCGCGCGGGACGGCGCGTTCCGACTGCCGCTGCGGGGCCCGGGCAGCCGGGTTGCCGCCGGGGCGGTGGCGGACGCGGACACCGAGTGGTTCACGGTGACGGTGACGGGCCCGCCCGGCCGGGGCGGTCCGCCGGTGACGGTCCATCTGCCGGCCCAGGACATCACCGCGACCGGATTCGTCATCGAAGTGCCGTAGCGACCGGCATCCGTGAAGCCCGACGCACTCACAAGGGACTCCCGCAACAACCGACTCCCATGGCTGCCGAATCGCGCAGCGACTCTGAAGCGACCGACCTCGGTGGGCCGGAGTCCGTGGCGGTCGACATTCCGCAGCAACCGAAATGCCGTAGCGATCGACATCCCGTAGCGGAGGAAGCCGCGATGCCCGAATACCTCAGCCCCGGCGTCTACGTCGAAGAGATCTCCACCGGCCCACGCCCCATCGCGGGGGTGGCCACCAGCATCGCGGGCATGGTCGGGGTGACCGCGCGCGGCCCGGAGTCGGGAAAGCCCCGGCTCGTCACGAGCATGCTGGACTTCCACCGCCTGTTCGGCGGTTTCCTCACCCCGCCGGACAAGGCCGGCACGGACGCCGCCGACGACCGCGGCATCCGCTGGTGGCTGCTGCCGCTCGCGGTGAAGGGCTTTTTCGACAACGGCGGCCAGAAGCTGTTCATCAAGCGGGTCGTGCCCGCGCCGGCGGACGCGCAGGCGGCGGCATGGGCCCTGAAACCGGCCGCCGAGCAGAAACCGGCGCCCGGCGCGACGGACTTCGAGCTGCTCGTCGAGGCCACGCAGCCCGGGGCCGGCGGAAACGACCTGCGGTTCGACGTACGGGCCGTGGAGGCGGGCCGGTTCCCGCTGGTGGTCGCCGATCCGCCGGATCCCGCGCCGGACGCCCCGCCGCCGGACCCCGCCAAGGTGGTCGTCGCGCAGAAGGGCGGGCTCAAGACAGGGGTCTGGGTCGTGCTGATCCGGGCCACCGGAGTCGGCGACCCCACCTTCCACCTGCTGGCCGACGACGGCTCACCGGCCGCACAAGGCGGATTCGAGTTCACCCTCGCTCCTGCCGCGCCGGCGCCTGCGGTCGCCAAGGGGGACACCCTCGTCCAGGTCGACTTCGAGGCCGCCGTGCGCGAGGTGTCCGCCGGGACACCGCCCGTCACGGAGACCTTCCGCGCCGCGAACCTCAAGGCCCTTGCCAAAGAGGTCGTGGACCGCTCGAACTACGTCACGGTGACCACCGGGGCTCCGGCGAGGCTCAAGGCGGCGGTGCCGGCCGCCCTCCCGCCGGCGAAGCTCTTCAAACCCTTCATCGGCCTCACCCTGACCAAGGGCTCCGCCGGGGAGAGCGGACTCACCGCCGCCGACTACGTCGGACTGGACGGCGGCAGCGGCCGACGTACCGGCATCCAGGCGCTGGAGGACATCGACGAGGTGGCGATGTGCGCCGTGCCCGGCGTGTGGAACGGCACGGTGCTGGACGGTCTGATCACGCACTGCACGGCCCTCGGCGACCGTTTCGCGGTGCTCGACGGGCCTCCGAACGCGGACCTGGAAGGCATCCGGGACTTCCGGGCCGCCCTGTCCACCGACCGGGCCGCCCTGTACTACCCGTGGCTGCGCGTGCCCGACCCCGGCGGCGCGGCGGCCCCGGCCGCCGCTCCCCCGTCCGGACACCTCATCGGCGTGTATGCCCGTACCGACGTGGAGCGCGGGGTGCACAAGGCGCCCGCCAACACGGTGCTGCGCGGAGTGATCCCCGGGACGGGCCTGGCGGCCGACATCACCCGGCGCGAGCAGGATCTGCTCAACCCGCGCGGGATCAACGCGCTCCGCGCCTTCCCGAATCTGGGGCAGCGGGTGTGGGGCGCGCGGACGCTGTCGGACGACACCCGCTGGCAGTACGTCAACGTCCGGCGGTTGTTCCTCTTCATCGAGGAGTCGATCGACGAGGGCCTGCAGTGGGTCGTCTTCGAGCCCAACGCCGAACAGCTGTGGGCGTCGGTACGGCAGAGCATCACCGCCTTCCTCACCACGGTGTGGCACAGCGGCGCGCTCGCCGGCACCACCCCGGAGGAGGCGTTCCACGTGGCCTGCGACCGGACCACGATGACCGAGGACGATCTCGCCCAGGGGCGGCTGATCTGCGAGGTCGCCGTGGCCCCGGTCTTCCCCGCCGAGTTCGTGATCGTGCGGATCCAGCAGGCGACCCGTGAATCCCTGACGGCCTGACGCAGGCTCCGACCCAGCACACAAGCAGGAGAAGGCGATGCCACCGATCAAACGTAGCGATCCGTACGGCGCGTACAACTTCCTCGTCCAGGTGACCGGAGTCGCACCGGGCGGCCAGGATGTGCAGGCCTCCTTCACCGAGGTCTCCGGACTCACCGTCGATGTGCAGCCGATCGACTACCGCAACGGCAGCGAGGACATCCGGGTGCGCAAGATCCCGGGGCTGAAGAAGTTCTCGAACCTGACGCTGAAGCGCGGTGTCACCGGCCACGTCGAGTTCTGGAACTGGATCAAGAAGTCGATGAACGGCCAGACCCTGCGCGCGGCCGGGACGATCGTGCTGCTCGACGAGAACCGGCAGGAAGTCATGCGCTGGAACTTCGACCGGGCATGGCCGGTGAAGTACACCGGGCCGTCCCTCGGCGCGACCAAGAACGAGGTCGCCATGGAGACGGTGGAACTCGCCGTCGAAGACCTCCAGATCGACGTCTGACGGGGCCTCCGCCATGACCGAACCGCTACCCGCACCCGTCCCCGCCCAAGGGCCTCCCTCGGGGGTCTCGCCGCTGCCCGGCCTGAGGGCCGTCGCGGTTGCTTCCGCCGAGCCCGGACGTCCGCTGCGCACCGACGTGGCGTGCTTCGCGGGGCGCACCCGGCGCGGGCCGGTGGGGGTCGCCGTGCGCGTCACGGACTGGGCGGGGTTCGCGGCGGTCTTCGGCGACCTGGATCCGCGGCTCGTCCTGCCCGCTTCGGTGCGCGGGTTCTTCAGCAACGGCGGCACGGCCCTGTGGGTGGTGCGCGCGGAGGCCGCAGGAGCCGTCACCGCCGGGGCGGCCTGGCCGGCCGCGGCACCCGGGCCGTTCGCCCCGGCCACGGGCTGCCGGGTCGACGCCGCGTCGCCCGGCGGCTGGGCGGACGGCACCCGGCTGACGATCCGTCACCGCGCGACGGGGCCCGCGGACCGTACCGGGGTGCTGGTCCGGGTGGAGGCGCCCGGGGAGCCGGTCGAGTCGTTCGGCTGGCTGCCCGCCGAACGGTTGCCCGGCGAGATCGCGGCCGCGTCCCGGCTGGTCCGGCTCGTGCCCGACGGCCCGCCGCCAGGGCCGGTGGCCCGCTCCGGCACGAACATGGTCGCGCTCGCCGGTGGCGGGCCCGCGCCCGGCGGCACGGCGCCGAGCGACGGGGAGCGGCTGGCCGAGGCGTACGCCGCCGCGGTACGGACAATGGTGGAGCTGCCGGAACCGGCGCTGCTGGCGCTGCCCGACCTGGACGTTTCGGGGGTCGGCCCCGGACGGCGGGAGGCGCTGGCCGACCTCCTGGTCGAAGGGTGCGCGGACGCGATGGACCGGCTCGCGCTCCTCGATCCGCCGCTCCCTGCTTCCGGCGGACCGGCCGGCGGCCCGGCCGAGGCGCTCGACGCGGTCGTGGACTGGGTGCGGGACCTGCGTGCGCGTCACGACACGGCACGGTCACAGGCGTGCGCGGTGTACTGGCCGCCGCTGCGGGTGCCCGATCCGGTGGCCACCGGACTGCCCGCGCTGCGTACGGTGCCGGCCTCCGGCCATGTGGCCGGCGTCGTGGCGCGGCTGGACCGGGAGCGGGGGGCGTTCGCCACACCGGCCAACGCGTCCCTGGAGGACGTGGTGGACCTGACCCATGTGCTGACGCCCGAGCAGGAGGTGGCGGTGTTCGCCTCGGGCGCCAACCTGCTGCGGTGTCCGCCGGGCCGGGGCCCGTTGGTGTGGGGCGGGCGGACGACGGTACGGCCGGAGAACGCCGAGGGAGTGGGCTCGGGGTGGTTCGTCGCCCACCGCAGACTGGTCCACCAACTGGTGCGGGCCGCCCGCGAGGTGGCCGAGCCGCTGCTGTTCGAGCCGCACTCCCCCGGCCTGCGGCTGCTGCTGGTGCAGGGGCTCACCGAGCTGCTGCTGGGGTTGTACGAGGCCGGCGCTCTCGCCGGGGACCGCCCGGCGCAGGCGTTCCGAGTGCGGTGCGACAACGCTCTCAATCCGCCGGAGCAGGTCGGTGCCGGCGTGCTGGTCTGCCAGGTCGAGGTGGCGCCCGCGGCACCGATGGAGTTCATCACGGTCCGGCTGGTGCTGGGCCGGCGGGACCGGCTGGAGGTGGTGGAGGGATGACCGAACAGGCGCTGGAGTTCTTCACGCAACCACTGCCCAAGTACCGGTTTCTGGTGGTGCTCGGACCGGCTGCCGCCCATCTGCCGCCCGAGCAGACCGCGTTGCTGCCGCTGACCGCGCAGGGCGCGTTCCAGCAGGTGACCGGGCTCGGGGCGCAGCTGGAGGTGACCGCGTACCCGGAGGGCGGGGTGAACGACCGGGTGCGGCAGTTCCCGGTGCGGCACTCGTGGAACCGGATCGTGCTCCACGGGGGCGTGGCCAGGGGCCCTGGGCTGTGGGCCTGGTACCGGGCCGGCCTTGCCAACCCCCTCGGCGCACGGCGCAGCGGGGCGGTACTGCTGCTGGACGCCGCCGGGGTGCCCGGCTCCGTATGGGCGTTCCGAGGCGGCCTGGCGTCGAAGTGGACCGGCCCGGACCTGCATGCGGAGCGCAGTGAAGTGGCGGTCGAGCAACTGGAGATCGCGCACGAGGGCCTGGTCGCCGTCGACCAGGGGCTGGGGCCTTGATGGCCGGGGGTCCGGGCGGGCCGGCGACTGCGGCGCGCGCCCGCGGTGGGGTGGGAACAGGAGAGGGACCATGCTGACGATTCATCACCTTTCCGTCGACTTCGAGGTCGGCGGTGACGACACGGCGGTCTTCGCCCGGCTGTTCTCGGAGCACATCAAGGAGTGGGCGAGGCGGCAGGAGAACGAGCGGGCCCGCAGCCGGCTGCTGGCCGGTGAGGCGGCCATGGCGGGCGAGGACGCCGGGCACGATCCGGCGAGCGGGCATGCGCCGGCGCCGGGCTGCTGCGGTGGTGCCTGATGGCTCCGCCCGCAGCCTCCGCGCCGGCGCTCGGCCCGGTCCTGGACGGGGCCGCGCCGACGCGCGCGACCCTGACCGTACGGCCGCCGCAGGGCAGCCCGCTGCACGCCGCCGGGGAGCCGGAACTGGTGTTCCCGCTGAATCCGACGGAGTACTCCGTGTCGAAGTCGGTGAGCTTCGCCGAGATCGCCGTTCCGGGCCTTGACTCCCCGACGCTCCAGTTCGTCCGCGGCGGGGCGCGGGTGCTGAAGCTCGACGCGCTGGTGGACGCGGCCGAGGAGCCGGTGCCGGCCAGCAGGGATGTGCAGAAACGGTGGCTGGACGCGCTGGAGAGCATGACGCTGCGCCGTTCCGCCACGCACGCGCCGCCGGTGATGGTCTTCCGGTGGGGTGCCAATCCGTCGTTCACGGGGGTGCTGGAGAGCCTGTCGTCCACCTATGTGCTCTTCGACCGCGACGGCACGCCGACCCGGGCGAAGGTGTCGCTGTCCCTCAAGGAGTTCCTGACCGCGGAGGAGCAGCAGTACGCCTCGGCGCTCGGCTCGCCGACCGTCGAGAAGGTGTGGACGGTCCGGCGCGGTGACACCCTCGCCTCGATCGCCGCGGCCGTGTACCGGGACCCGGGGCGCTGGCGGGTGTTGGCGGCGGCGAACGCGCTGGCGGATCCTCGGGCGCTGGTGCCGGGGACGGCGCTGACCGTCCCGGCGCTGATCGGCGGTGCGGGACGGTGACGGTCATCGGCGAGCGGGGCGGGCCGGGTGCGTCGGGCACGACCGCACTGCCGTCCGACACGTACGCCCCCGCCTTCCTGATCACCGTCGAGCGTGCCCCGGGACTCTCCGACCAGTTGCCCGGCTGCCTGCTGGACATTCAGGTCGTCAGGGAGCTCGACAAGTCGGGGACCTTCTCGCTGACGTTGAGCAACTGGCACGAGGAGCGGCGCGAGCTGCGCTTCGACGATCCCGGTCACTTCTCCCCCGGGCAGCTGCTCCAAGTGCGGCTGGGCTACGCGGGCGAGGGTCGCCTTCCGGTGGTGGCGAAGGGTCAGGTCATGACCGTGCAGCCGGACTTCCCTGCCGCCGGGCCGCCGACGGTGCAGATCTCCTGTCAGGACCGCACCGCGCAGATGAAGTCCCGCAAGCCGCGGCCGAACGAGCAGAAGCAGTTCGAGAAGGTCATGGACTGGGAGGTCGCGAAGGTGATCGCCCAGCGTCACGACCTGCCCCTGGTGGCCGAGGAGGAGGGCGTCCAGCACCCGCTCGTGGTGCAGAAGAACCAGGACGACATCGCCTTCCTGCTGGACCGGGCCAAGGGCATCGACCGGGAGGTCTTCGTCGCGCCGGATCCGTCGACCGGCCAGGAGAAGCTGTACTTCGTCCGGCCGGCCGACGGCAGGCCGGGGCCGCGGGCGCGCACGACCAACACCTTCGACCTGTGGTACGCGGGCAGTTACACGCAGGGCCCCGGGCCGGGCCGGGCTCCCGTGCCCAACCTGATCTCCTTCCGCCCCACCCTCACCCTGTCCGGCCAGGTGGCCGCCGTGACGGTGCGGGGCTGGGACCCGGTGCGCAAGCAGGCGATCGTGGGCCGCGCCACCCAGCAGGACCTGCGCGCCGAGCGCGACGCCGGACGGAGCGGCCCCGAGGCGGCGGCCGAGGAGATGGGCGATCGCGAGGAGGTCATCGTGGACCGTCCGGTGAGCAGTCAGCAGGAGGCCAGGGCGCTCGCGGAGAGCGTGCTGCGCGCCAGGTCGTACGCGTTCGTCCGATGCGCGGGCCAGCTGGTGGGCGTACCGGCGCTGGCGCCCGGCGACACCCTGCGGATCGGCGGGGTCGGCGCCAGGTTCGGCGGCACCTACTACACGACGAAGGTGGCGCACTCCTTCAACTCGTCCGGGTTCCTGACCTCGTTCGAGGCCCGGCGTACTTCGGAAGGGCGGTGAGGTGGCGGTGCTCGGAATGCCGGGAACGGCCGTGGACAAGCGGTACTACGGGGTGGCCACCGGGACGGTGGAGCAGGTCGAGGGCGATCCGGAGAAGGAGTGCCGGGTGCGGCTGCGGCTGCCGTGGTTCGACGACTCCACCATCACCGACTGGTGCCGCGTCACCCAGCCGTACGCGGGCCGGGGCTACGGGGTGTGCTTCGTACCGGAGGTGGGCGACGAGGTGCTGATCGCCTTCTTCCAGGGCGACATGCGCTATCCGATCGTCGTCGGCTCGCTCTACAACGGCAAGGACAAGCCGCCGACGCATCGCGAGACCGACCGCGACGAGAAGCTGGTGCGCACGAAGCACGGCCACACCCTGACCCTGGACGACAGCCCGGGGCGGGAGTCGGTACGGCTGGCCTCGGCGGCCGGCCACCGGATCGAACTGGACGACGCCGGCAGGGCGGTGACGGTGCGCACCGCCTCCGGCGGCAAGGTCACGGTCACGGCCGACGGCTCGGTGGAGATCAGCGCCGGCAGCGGGCCGGTCACGGTCAGGGCAGCGTCGGTGACGGTGGACGCGGCGCAGGTGAACCTGGGTACCGGCGCGTCGCTGAGCCCGGTGGTGTGGGAGAAGCTCGGGTCCTGGCTTTCCGCGCATGTGCACCCGTCGGCCGCCGGCCCCACGGGCCCGCCGACGCCGCCGCTGCCCGGGCCCCCGGTCTCCTCGTCCGTCCGGTTGGCGCCGTGAACGGCGGCGCGCCGGGCGGCGCGGACGCCTTCCTGGGGCAGGGCTGGCGGTTCCCGCTGCTGCCGGACGCGGGCGGCCGGATCGGCTACGCGGCCGGGGAGGAGAGCGTGCGGGACTGCCTGCTGGTGCTCGTACGCACGGCGCTGGGCGAGCGCGTGATGCGCCCGGAGCTGGGGACGCGGGCGCCGGAGCTGGTGTTCGCGCCGGGCAGTACGCGGGCCCTGCGGGAACTGGAGGAGTCGGTGCGGGTCGCGATCCGCGACTTCGAGGTGCGGGCCGCCACGGACTTCGTGCGGGCCGAGGCTCAGCCCGGCGAGGAGTGGAAGGTGACGGTGACCGTCGGCTACCGGATCCGGGCGACGGGGCGGCGGGAGACGCTGGTCTTTCCGTACTACCTGGACGGCGGGGCCGGGCTGATGGACGGCGCCGGTGCCTTCGGTGCCGACGTCCCGGGCTCGGGGGGTGCGCCGTGACGCTGCCGCCGCTGAGTCTGGACGACCTGACCTGGCAGGAGTTGACGGACGCCGTTCGGTCCCGGATTCCCGCCGAGTCGGGGGGCCGCTGGACGCTGCACTCGCCGTTGGACCCGGGTGTGACGCTGCTGGAACTCCAGGCGTACGTGCTGGAGCAGCAGGTGTTCCGGCTCGACCAGGTGCCCGACGCGGTCGTGCACGCGGTGCTGCGGCTGCTCGGGGTGCCGGGCCCGGCACCGGCGACGGCCGCCGTGACGGTGCTTCAGGTGGTGCCGAGCCGTCCCGGCGCCCGGCTGCGGGTGCGGGCCGGCGCGTCGTTCAGCCGGGACCCCCGGCCGGGGGCGGACTTCTTCGTGGAACGGGCTCTGGATGTGCTGCCGTTGCGCGTCACGGGCCTGGCGGTCCGGGCCGGGCAGGAGCTGGAGCGGGACCGCACGGCCGACCTCGTGGCCGGCCGGCCGGTGCCGCTGGCCGGGCCGTTCGGCGCCCCGGCGCGGGTGCGGCTACGGCTGTCGGTGGACGGTTCGGGCTTCCCGGACGGCGGGGAGCTGGCGCTGCTGGTCGAGTTGGAGCGGCCGGCGGGGCCGTGGAACGCGGACGGCCCGGCCGGCGACGTTCCCGCCGACGGCTGGTCGGCGAAGGCGGACGCGGAAGCTGCCACGAGGGCGGGACAGGGAGCCGGCGCGGAGGCCGAAGTCCCGGCTCCGACCCGGCTCGTCTGGTCCTACGGGCCCGCGGGCGCCGCCCGTCCGCTGCCGGAAGGCGCGGTGACCGACGGCACCGGTGGGCTGCGGCGCTCCGGGCTGGTCCGGCTCCGCCTGCCGGGAACGGCGGGCGGCACGGAGGCGGAAGTCGTGCTGGACACCCTGTCGGCGACGTTCGGCGCGCCTCCTCGGCTGAGGCGGCTGACCCCGAACGCCGCCATCGCGCACCACGCGCGGCGGGTGGAGCTGACGGAGGACGCGACCGGGGAGACCGTCGCGCTGCTGTCCCGCCGACCCGCGCTGCCGGGCCTGGTCCTGCCGCTGCCGGGCAGGGCCGCGGGGCGGCTGATCGACGTGGAACGGTTCGCCCTGCGCGAGCCGGACGGCGGCGAGCGGGAGTGGTCGGCGGTGCCGGACCTCGCGTTCAGCGGGCCCCGCGATCGGGTGTTCACCGTGGACCGGGCGTTCGGCGTGCTGCGGTTCGGCGACGGCCGCACCGGACGGATCCCCCGGCCCGGCATCCAGGGGACCGGGCCGGTACTGCGGGCCGCGTACCGACTGGGCGGCGGGCCGTCCGGCAACGGCGGGGCCGACCCGGTGCCCGCGGCGACGGGTACGGCGACGGCGCTGTCCGCGTTCGTCTCGCTGGCCGGCCTCGCCGCGAACCTCCCTGACGCCCCGCCCGGGAACTGGGTGTTCACGGGCGCGCCGGGCGACCTCCATCCCGCCGACCCGGGATGCACGGCCCGGGCGCCGGTCCCGGCGGAAGGCGGTGCGGAACCGGAGACCCCGGCCGCCGCCCGCCGCCGGGCGGCCCACGCCCTCGCCGAGGTCACGCGTGCGGTCACCGCGGCCGATCACGAGGAACTCGCG
The DNA window shown above is from Streptomyces chartreusis and carries:
- a CDS encoding phage late control D family protein, with amino-acid sequence MTVIGERGGPGASGTTALPSDTYAPAFLITVERAPGLSDQLPGCLLDIQVVRELDKSGTFSLTLSNWHEERRELRFDDPGHFSPGQLLQVRLGYAGEGRLPVVAKGQVMTVQPDFPAAGPPTVQISCQDRTAQMKSRKPRPNEQKQFEKVMDWEVAKVIAQRHDLPLVAEEEGVQHPLVVQKNQDDIAFLLDRAKGIDREVFVAPDPSTGQEKLYFVRPADGRPGPRARTTNTFDLWYAGSYTQGPGPGRAPVPNLISFRPTLTLSGQVAAVTVRGWDPVRKQAIVGRATQQDLRAERDAGRSGPEAAAEEMGDREEVIVDRPVSSQQEARALAESVLRARSYAFVRCAGQLVGVPALAPGDTLRIGGVGARFGGTYYTTKVAHSFNSSGFLTSFEARRTSEGR
- a CDS encoding phage baseplate assembly protein V; the encoded protein is MAVLGMPGTAVDKRYYGVATGTVEQVEGDPEKECRVRLRLPWFDDSTITDWCRVTQPYAGRGYGVCFVPEVGDEVLIAFFQGDMRYPIVVGSLYNGKDKPPTHRETDRDEKLVRTKHGHTLTLDDSPGRESVRLASAAGHRIELDDAGRAVTVRTASGGKVTVTADGSVEISAGSGPVTVRAASVTVDAAQVNLGTGASLSPVVWEKLGSWLSAHVHPSAAGPTGPPTPPLPGPPVSSSVRLAP
- a CDS encoding GPW/gp25 family protein produces the protein MNGGAPGGADAFLGQGWRFPLLPDAGGRIGYAAGEESVRDCLLVLVRTALGERVMRPELGTRAPELVFAPGSTRALRELEESVRVAIRDFEVRAATDFVRAEAQPGEEWKVTVTVGYRIRATGRRETLVFPYYLDGGAGLMDGAGAFGADVPGSGGAP
- a CDS encoding baseplate J/gp47 family protein, coding for MTLPPLSLDDLTWQELTDAVRSRIPAESGGRWTLHSPLDPGVTLLELQAYVLEQQVFRLDQVPDAVVHAVLRLLGVPGPAPATAAVTVLQVVPSRPGARLRVRAGASFSRDPRPGADFFVERALDVLPLRVTGLAVRAGQELERDRTADLVAGRPVPLAGPFGAPARVRLRLSVDGSGFPDGGELALLVELERPAGPWNADGPAGDVPADGWSAKADAEAATRAGQGAGAEAEVPAPTRLVWSYGPAGAARPLPEGAVTDGTGGLRRSGLVRLRLPGTAGGTEAEVVLDTLSATFGAPPRLRRLTPNAAIAHHARRVELTEDATGETVALLSRRPALPGLVLPLPGRAAGRLIDVERFALREPDGGEREWSAVPDLAFSGPRDRVFTVDRAFGVLRFGDGRTGRIPRPGIQGTGPVLRAAYRLGGGPSGNGGADPVPAATGTATALSAFVSLAGLAANLPDAPPGNWVFTGAPGDLHPADPGCTARAPVPAEGGAEPETPAAARRRAAHALAEVTRAVTAADHEELALGTPGVALARAHALVGARPGHPCRRVPGAVTVLVLPRAPRGAGDAQAEDAVPLPRPDPGTLAAVRSRLVAARLIGATVYVTGPRYRPVRVRVTLPASALPAPCGQVTAQGAARRATVTAALHRFLDPLVGGDDASGWPFGGTLRPSALLRAAERALAAAGDRTPVLGVGIAVDDAAYEDCADVPLRPGELPGPVDITVCATNRPPGEAAR